One genomic window of Osmia bicornis bicornis chromosome 3, iOsmBic2.1, whole genome shotgun sequence includes the following:
- the LOC114871210 gene encoding putative thiamine transporter SLC35F3 isoform X3 produces the protein MGSQGVGDIPTIFHPQQIHAPSIILGDGQQNHGPQSTSGQLTRDNSGCEQQQGCSISGGRDSVPSCRPLDTSGSGTGGGGTDNQGHGIGQTQVQSHVTAPPVTYHHRSNSLSTCYASCCAESAKKIYFGVCVTICVTASWVGATHCIKYLYFHKHETPNYSSFSNSSITGRHQHTVPYNAPFFTTWFCTNWEILYFPVYFLCQSIRIKCNTPSEIIAESLRGFRDKGFTGGRFLIRCSLFCGLWVVTNYMYIYSLRILLATDVMALFATNVSCVYLLSWVILHEQFVGVRIVAVILCNTGIALLAYMDGITGSPTLGGVVLATSAAAGSAVYKVLFKKVIGETTFGQMSLFFSLIGLCNAALLWPICLALYFSGAESVHWGRLPWTTLLSASILHLVANMLGNFSIALTYDLFITLGLITAVPVSAALDVLLYGAHFMGMKLAGMIFIAVGFFLVMFPDNWPDYITRLLRTTDAQQRRSTVARSRCSSMQQRQYRLRSYGVSSAHGDGQMLLPINNNNSNQTNNNNQSSNDVLMTTAANLTHRHISSSQQNNAASESQPRRVPTSVSISTSTPISNSTSTSTATATVTATNTHQRSHLPGLQNQ, from the exons ATGGGTAGCCAAGGAGTTGGGGACATTCCAACAATATTTCATCCCCAACAAATTCATGCTCCAAGTATTATTCTTGGAGATGGTCAGCAGAACCATGGCCCTCAAAGCACCAGTGGTCAACTTACTCGTGACAATTCTG GCTGTGAACAGCAACAAGGATGTAGCATTAGCGGTGGCCGAGATTCCGTGCCAAGTTGTCGGCCATTGGATACAAGCGGAAGCGGAACTGGAGGTGGAGGTACAGATAATCAAGGACATGGTATAGGTCAAACTCAAGTTCAGTCCCATGTAACAGCACCTCCAGTTACTTACCATCACAGATCTAATTCTTTATCCACATGTTATGCATCCTGTTGTGCAGAATCTGCAAAAAag ATATATTTTGGAGTGTGTGTTACAATATGTGTCACAGCAAGTTGGGTTGGTGCTACACACtgtatcaaatatttatattttcacaaACATGAAACTCCTAATTATTCGTCGTTTTCTAATTCATCCATTACAGGACGTCATCAGCAT ACGGTTCCATATAACGCGCCATTTTTTACGACCTGGTTTTGTACAAATTGGGAAATCCTTTACTTCCCAGTTTATTTTCTTTGCCAATCTATAAGGATAAAATGTAATACTCCATCAGAAATAATCGCGGAGAGTTTACGAGGTTTCCGTGATAAAGGATTCACTGGTGGTcgttttttgatcagatgtaGTCTTTTTTGTGGACTCTGGGTAGTTACAaattacatgtatatttattCGCTCAGGATACTACTAGCCACCGATGTAATGGCACTGTTCGCGACGAACGTCTCTTGTGTCTATTTATTATCGTGGGTTATTCTTCACGAACAATTTGTCGGTGTAAGG aTAGTAGCAGTGATTTTATGCAATACTGGAATTGCACTTTTAGCGTACATGGATGGTATAACCGGAAGTCCAACATTAGGTGGTGTAGTTTTGGCAACATCCGCGGCAGCCGGATCAGCAGTTTACAAG gTGCTGTTTAAAAAAGTAATAGGAGAGACAACATTCGGCCAAAtgtcattatttttttctcttattgGATTATGCAATGCAGCTCTGTTATGGCCAATTTGTTTGGCTCTTTATTTCTCGGGAGCAGAAAGCGTACACTGGGGACGATTACCATGGACAACGTTGCTTTCAGCAAGTATTCTACATCTAG TTGCAAACATGCTTGGTAACTTCAGCATTGCTCTAACGTATGATCTATTCATCACGTTGGGGTTGATCACAGCAGTACCTGTATCCGCTG CGTTGGATGTACTTCTGTACGGGGCCCATTTCATGGGAATGAAACTAGCAGGAATGATCTTTATAGCGGTTGGATTCTTCCTCGTGATGTTCCCGGATAATTGGCCAGATTACATAACCAGACTACTCCG TACCACGGACGCCCAGCAACGTAGGAGCACCGTTGCTAGAAGCCGGTGCTCGTCGATGCAACAACGTCAATATCGGCTACGAAGTTACGGTGTGTCGTCGGCTCACGGTGACGGGCAAATGCTACTACCGATCAACAACAATAACAGCAACCAGACTAACAACAACAACCAGTCGAGCAACGATGTACTGATGACGACGGCCGCTAATCTGACACATCGGCATATTAGTTCGTCTCAACAGAACAACGCTGCTTCCGAATCCCAACCTCGACGCGTTCCTACCTCCGTTTCGATCTCGACCTCGACCCCGATCTCAAATTCGACCTCAACCTCGACCGCTACCGCGACCGTGACCGCGACCAACACTCATCAACGTTCCCACCTTCCTGGCCTTCAAAACCAATAA
- the LOC114871210 gene encoding putative thiamine transporter SLC35F3 isoform X1: MGSQGVGDIPTIFHPQQIHAPSIILGDGQQNHGPQSTSGQLTRDNSGCEQQQGCSISGGRDSVPSCRPLDTSGSGTGGGGTDNQGHGIGQTQVQSHVTAPPVTYHHRSNSLSTCYASCCAESAKKIYFGVCVTICVTASWVGATHCIKYLYFHKHETPNYSSFSNSSITGRHQHTVPYNAPFFTTWFCTNWEILYFPVYFLCQSIRIKCNTPSEIIAESLRGFRDKGFTGGRFLIRCSLFCGLWVVTNYMYIYSLRILLATDVMALFATNVSCVYLLSWVILHEQFVGVRIVAVILCNTGIALLAYMDGITGSPTLGGVVLATSAAAGSAVYKVLFKKVIGETTFGQMSLFFSLIGLCNAALLWPICLALYFSGAESVHWGRLPWTTLLSASILHLVANMLGNFSIALTYDLFITLGLITAVPVSAALDVLLYGAHFMGMKLAGMIFIAVGFFLVMFPDNWPDYITRLLRSEKKTRRRDIHISQDAVKRSRDTGRCGIIIHNENTDERCGIDIRSTTDAQQRRSTVARSRCSSMQQRQYRLRSYGVSSAHGDGQMLLPINNNNSNQTNNNNQSSNDVLMTTAANLTHRHISSSQQNNAASESQPRRVPTSVSISTSTPISNSTSTSTATATVTATNTHQRSHLPGLQNQ, translated from the exons ATGGGTAGCCAAGGAGTTGGGGACATTCCAACAATATTTCATCCCCAACAAATTCATGCTCCAAGTATTATTCTTGGAGATGGTCAGCAGAACCATGGCCCTCAAAGCACCAGTGGTCAACTTACTCGTGACAATTCTG GCTGTGAACAGCAACAAGGATGTAGCATTAGCGGTGGCCGAGATTCCGTGCCAAGTTGTCGGCCATTGGATACAAGCGGAAGCGGAACTGGAGGTGGAGGTACAGATAATCAAGGACATGGTATAGGTCAAACTCAAGTTCAGTCCCATGTAACAGCACCTCCAGTTACTTACCATCACAGATCTAATTCTTTATCCACATGTTATGCATCCTGTTGTGCAGAATCTGCAAAAAag ATATATTTTGGAGTGTGTGTTACAATATGTGTCACAGCAAGTTGGGTTGGTGCTACACACtgtatcaaatatttatattttcacaaACATGAAACTCCTAATTATTCGTCGTTTTCTAATTCATCCATTACAGGACGTCATCAGCAT ACGGTTCCATATAACGCGCCATTTTTTACGACCTGGTTTTGTACAAATTGGGAAATCCTTTACTTCCCAGTTTATTTTCTTTGCCAATCTATAAGGATAAAATGTAATACTCCATCAGAAATAATCGCGGAGAGTTTACGAGGTTTCCGTGATAAAGGATTCACTGGTGGTcgttttttgatcagatgtaGTCTTTTTTGTGGACTCTGGGTAGTTACAaattacatgtatatttattCGCTCAGGATACTACTAGCCACCGATGTAATGGCACTGTTCGCGACGAACGTCTCTTGTGTCTATTTATTATCGTGGGTTATTCTTCACGAACAATTTGTCGGTGTAAGG aTAGTAGCAGTGATTTTATGCAATACTGGAATTGCACTTTTAGCGTACATGGATGGTATAACCGGAAGTCCAACATTAGGTGGTGTAGTTTTGGCAACATCCGCGGCAGCCGGATCAGCAGTTTACAAG gTGCTGTTTAAAAAAGTAATAGGAGAGACAACATTCGGCCAAAtgtcattatttttttctcttattgGATTATGCAATGCAGCTCTGTTATGGCCAATTTGTTTGGCTCTTTATTTCTCGGGAGCAGAAAGCGTACACTGGGGACGATTACCATGGACAACGTTGCTTTCAGCAAGTATTCTACATCTAG TTGCAAACATGCTTGGTAACTTCAGCATTGCTCTAACGTATGATCTATTCATCACGTTGGGGTTGATCACAGCAGTACCTGTATCCGCTG CGTTGGATGTACTTCTGTACGGGGCCCATTTCATGGGAATGAAACTAGCAGGAATGATCTTTATAGCGGTTGGATTCTTCCTCGTGATGTTCCCGGATAATTGGCCAGATTACATAACCAGACTACTCCG GTCCGAGAAAAAGACGCGACGACGCGATATACATATAAGTCAAGACGCCGTGAAAAGAAGCCGTGATACAGGTCGTTGTGGGATAATAATACATAATGAAAATACTGATGAGAGGTGTGGAATTGATATACGCAGTACCACGGACGCCCAGCAACGTAGGAGCACCGTTGCTAGAAGCCGGTGCTCGTCGATGCAACAACGTCAATATCGGCTACGAAGTTACGGTGTGTCGTCGGCTCACGGTGACGGGCAAATGCTACTACCGATCAACAACAATAACAGCAACCAGACTAACAACAACAACCAGTCGAGCAACGATGTACTGATGACGACGGCCGCTAATCTGACACATCGGCATATTAGTTCGTCTCAACAGAACAACGCTGCTTCCGAATCCCAACCTCGACGCGTTCCTACCTCCGTTTCGATCTCGACCTCGACCCCGATCTCAAATTCGACCTCAACCTCGACCGCTACCGCGACCGTGACCGCGACCAACACTCATCAACGTTCCCACCTTCCTGGCCTTCAAAACCAATAA
- the LOC114871210 gene encoding putative thiamine transporter SLC35F3 isoform X4, which translates to MGSQGVGDIPTIFHPQQIHAPSIILGDGQQNHGPQSTSGQLTRDNSGCEQQQGCSISGGRDSVPSCRPLDTSGSGTGGGGTDNQGHGIGQTQVQSHVTAPPVTYHHRSNSLSTCYASCCAESAKKIYFGVCVTICVTASWVGATHCIKYLYFHKHETPNYSSFSNSSITGRHQHTVPYNAPFFTTWFCTNWEILYFPVYFLCQSIRIKCNTPSEIIAESLRGFRDKGFTGGRFLIRCSLFCGLWVVTNYMYIYSLRILLATDVMALFATNVSCVYLLSWVILHEQFVGVRIVAVILCNTGIALLAYMDGITGSPTLGGVVLATSAAAGSAVYKVLFKKVIGETTFGQMSLFFSLIGLCNAALLWPICLALYFSGAESVHWGRLPWTTLLSASILHLVANMLGNFSIALTYDLFITLGLITAVPVSAALDVLLYGAHFMGMKLAGMIFIAVGFFLVMFPDNWPDYITRLLRWSRRHGHGVPGGTQRDVIDYRTGYIKSHLRSPSGRVR; encoded by the exons ATGGGTAGCCAAGGAGTTGGGGACATTCCAACAATATTTCATCCCCAACAAATTCATGCTCCAAGTATTATTCTTGGAGATGGTCAGCAGAACCATGGCCCTCAAAGCACCAGTGGTCAACTTACTCGTGACAATTCTG GCTGTGAACAGCAACAAGGATGTAGCATTAGCGGTGGCCGAGATTCCGTGCCAAGTTGTCGGCCATTGGATACAAGCGGAAGCGGAACTGGAGGTGGAGGTACAGATAATCAAGGACATGGTATAGGTCAAACTCAAGTTCAGTCCCATGTAACAGCACCTCCAGTTACTTACCATCACAGATCTAATTCTTTATCCACATGTTATGCATCCTGTTGTGCAGAATCTGCAAAAAag ATATATTTTGGAGTGTGTGTTACAATATGTGTCACAGCAAGTTGGGTTGGTGCTACACACtgtatcaaatatttatattttcacaaACATGAAACTCCTAATTATTCGTCGTTTTCTAATTCATCCATTACAGGACGTCATCAGCAT ACGGTTCCATATAACGCGCCATTTTTTACGACCTGGTTTTGTACAAATTGGGAAATCCTTTACTTCCCAGTTTATTTTCTTTGCCAATCTATAAGGATAAAATGTAATACTCCATCAGAAATAATCGCGGAGAGTTTACGAGGTTTCCGTGATAAAGGATTCACTGGTGGTcgttttttgatcagatgtaGTCTTTTTTGTGGACTCTGGGTAGTTACAaattacatgtatatttattCGCTCAGGATACTACTAGCCACCGATGTAATGGCACTGTTCGCGACGAACGTCTCTTGTGTCTATTTATTATCGTGGGTTATTCTTCACGAACAATTTGTCGGTGTAAGG aTAGTAGCAGTGATTTTATGCAATACTGGAATTGCACTTTTAGCGTACATGGATGGTATAACCGGAAGTCCAACATTAGGTGGTGTAGTTTTGGCAACATCCGCGGCAGCCGGATCAGCAGTTTACAAG gTGCTGTTTAAAAAAGTAATAGGAGAGACAACATTCGGCCAAAtgtcattatttttttctcttattgGATTATGCAATGCAGCTCTGTTATGGCCAATTTGTTTGGCTCTTTATTTCTCGGGAGCAGAAAGCGTACACTGGGGACGATTACCATGGACAACGTTGCTTTCAGCAAGTATTCTACATCTAG TTGCAAACATGCTTGGTAACTTCAGCATTGCTCTAACGTATGATCTATTCATCACGTTGGGGTTGATCACAGCAGTACCTGTATCCGCTG CGTTGGATGTACTTCTGTACGGGGCCCATTTCATGGGAATGAAACTAGCAGGAATGATCTTTATAGCGGTTGGATTCTTCCTCGTGATGTTCCCGGATAATTGGCCAGATTACATAACCAGACTACTCCG
- the LOC114871210 gene encoding putative thiamine transporter SLC35F3 isoform X5 codes for MGSQGVGDIPTIFHPQQIHAPSIILGDGQQNHGPQSTSGQLTRDNSGCEQQQGCSISGGRDSVPSCRPLDTSGSGTGGGGTDNQGHGIGQTQVQSHVTAPPVTYHHRSNSLSTCYASCCAESAKKIYFGVCVTICVTASWVGATHCIKYLYFHKHETPNYSSFSNSSITGRHQHTVPYNAPFFTTWFCTNWEILYFPVYFLCQSIRIKCNTPSEIIAESLRGFRDKGFTGGRFLIRCSLFCGLWVVTNYMYIYSLRILLATDVMALFATNVSCVYLLSWVILHEQFVGVRIVAVILCNTGIALLAYMDGITGSPTLGGVVLATSAAAGSAVYKVLFKKVIGETTFGQMSLFFSLIGLCNAALLWPICLALYFSGAESVHWGRLPWTTLLSASILHLVANMLGNFSIALTYDLFITLGLITAVPVSAALDVLLYGAHFMGMKLAGMIFIAVGFFLVMFPDNWPDYITRLLRMPGICNRFKV; via the exons ATGGGTAGCCAAGGAGTTGGGGACATTCCAACAATATTTCATCCCCAACAAATTCATGCTCCAAGTATTATTCTTGGAGATGGTCAGCAGAACCATGGCCCTCAAAGCACCAGTGGTCAACTTACTCGTGACAATTCTG GCTGTGAACAGCAACAAGGATGTAGCATTAGCGGTGGCCGAGATTCCGTGCCAAGTTGTCGGCCATTGGATACAAGCGGAAGCGGAACTGGAGGTGGAGGTACAGATAATCAAGGACATGGTATAGGTCAAACTCAAGTTCAGTCCCATGTAACAGCACCTCCAGTTACTTACCATCACAGATCTAATTCTTTATCCACATGTTATGCATCCTGTTGTGCAGAATCTGCAAAAAag ATATATTTTGGAGTGTGTGTTACAATATGTGTCACAGCAAGTTGGGTTGGTGCTACACACtgtatcaaatatttatattttcacaaACATGAAACTCCTAATTATTCGTCGTTTTCTAATTCATCCATTACAGGACGTCATCAGCAT ACGGTTCCATATAACGCGCCATTTTTTACGACCTGGTTTTGTACAAATTGGGAAATCCTTTACTTCCCAGTTTATTTTCTTTGCCAATCTATAAGGATAAAATGTAATACTCCATCAGAAATAATCGCGGAGAGTTTACGAGGTTTCCGTGATAAAGGATTCACTGGTGGTcgttttttgatcagatgtaGTCTTTTTTGTGGACTCTGGGTAGTTACAaattacatgtatatttattCGCTCAGGATACTACTAGCCACCGATGTAATGGCACTGTTCGCGACGAACGTCTCTTGTGTCTATTTATTATCGTGGGTTATTCTTCACGAACAATTTGTCGGTGTAAGG aTAGTAGCAGTGATTTTATGCAATACTGGAATTGCACTTTTAGCGTACATGGATGGTATAACCGGAAGTCCAACATTAGGTGGTGTAGTTTTGGCAACATCCGCGGCAGCCGGATCAGCAGTTTACAAG gTGCTGTTTAAAAAAGTAATAGGAGAGACAACATTCGGCCAAAtgtcattatttttttctcttattgGATTATGCAATGCAGCTCTGTTATGGCCAATTTGTTTGGCTCTTTATTTCTCGGGAGCAGAAAGCGTACACTGGGGACGATTACCATGGACAACGTTGCTTTCAGCAAGTATTCTACATCTAG TTGCAAACATGCTTGGTAACTTCAGCATTGCTCTAACGTATGATCTATTCATCACGTTGGGGTTGATCACAGCAGTACCTGTATCCGCTG CGTTGGATGTACTTCTGTACGGGGCCCATTTCATGGGAATGAAACTAGCAGGAATGATCTTTATAGCGGTTGGATTCTTCCTCGTGATGTTCCCGGATAATTGGCCAGATTACATAACCAGACTACTCCG GATGCCTGGAATATGCAACAGGTTTAAAGTATAA
- the LOC114871210 gene encoding solute carrier family 35 member F4 isoform X2, with protein sequence MGSQGVGDIPTIFHPQQIHAPSIILGDGQQNHGPQSTSGQLTRDNSGCEQQQGCSISGGRDSVPSCRPLDTSGSGTGGGGTDNQGHGIGQTQVQSHVTAPPVTYHHRSNSLSTCYASCCAESAKKIYFGVCVTICVTASWVGATHCIKYLYFHKHETPNYSSFSNSSITGRHQHTVPYNAPFFTTWFCTNWEILYFPVYFLCQSIRIKCNTPSEIIAESLRGFRDKGFTGGRFLIRCSLFCGLWVVTNYMYIYSLRILLATDVMALFATNVSCVYLLSWVILHEQFVGVRIVAVILCNTGIALLAYMDGITGSPTLGGVVLATSAAAGSAVYKVLFKKVIGETTFGQMSLFFSLIGLCNAALLWPICLALYFSGAESVHWGRLPWTTLLSASILHLALDVLLYGAHFMGMKLAGMIFIAVGFFLVMFPDNWPDYITRLLRSEKKTRRRDIHISQDAVKRSRDTGRCGIIIHNENTDERCGIDIRSTTDAQQRRSTVARSRCSSMQQRQYRLRSYGVSSAHGDGQMLLPINNNNSNQTNNNNQSSNDVLMTTAANLTHRHISSSQQNNAASESQPRRVPTSVSISTSTPISNSTSTSTATATVTATNTHQRSHLPGLQNQ encoded by the exons ATGGGTAGCCAAGGAGTTGGGGACATTCCAACAATATTTCATCCCCAACAAATTCATGCTCCAAGTATTATTCTTGGAGATGGTCAGCAGAACCATGGCCCTCAAAGCACCAGTGGTCAACTTACTCGTGACAATTCTG GCTGTGAACAGCAACAAGGATGTAGCATTAGCGGTGGCCGAGATTCCGTGCCAAGTTGTCGGCCATTGGATACAAGCGGAAGCGGAACTGGAGGTGGAGGTACAGATAATCAAGGACATGGTATAGGTCAAACTCAAGTTCAGTCCCATGTAACAGCACCTCCAGTTACTTACCATCACAGATCTAATTCTTTATCCACATGTTATGCATCCTGTTGTGCAGAATCTGCAAAAAag ATATATTTTGGAGTGTGTGTTACAATATGTGTCACAGCAAGTTGGGTTGGTGCTACACACtgtatcaaatatttatattttcacaaACATGAAACTCCTAATTATTCGTCGTTTTCTAATTCATCCATTACAGGACGTCATCAGCAT ACGGTTCCATATAACGCGCCATTTTTTACGACCTGGTTTTGTACAAATTGGGAAATCCTTTACTTCCCAGTTTATTTTCTTTGCCAATCTATAAGGATAAAATGTAATACTCCATCAGAAATAATCGCGGAGAGTTTACGAGGTTTCCGTGATAAAGGATTCACTGGTGGTcgttttttgatcagatgtaGTCTTTTTTGTGGACTCTGGGTAGTTACAaattacatgtatatttattCGCTCAGGATACTACTAGCCACCGATGTAATGGCACTGTTCGCGACGAACGTCTCTTGTGTCTATTTATTATCGTGGGTTATTCTTCACGAACAATTTGTCGGTGTAAGG aTAGTAGCAGTGATTTTATGCAATACTGGAATTGCACTTTTAGCGTACATGGATGGTATAACCGGAAGTCCAACATTAGGTGGTGTAGTTTTGGCAACATCCGCGGCAGCCGGATCAGCAGTTTACAAG gTGCTGTTTAAAAAAGTAATAGGAGAGACAACATTCGGCCAAAtgtcattatttttttctcttattgGATTATGCAATGCAGCTCTGTTATGGCCAATTTGTTTGGCTCTTTATTTCTCGGGAGCAGAAAGCGTACACTGGGGACGATTACCATGGACAACGTTGCTTTCAGCAAGTATTCTACATCTAG CGTTGGATGTACTTCTGTACGGGGCCCATTTCATGGGAATGAAACTAGCAGGAATGATCTTTATAGCGGTTGGATTCTTCCTCGTGATGTTCCCGGATAATTGGCCAGATTACATAACCAGACTACTCCG GTCCGAGAAAAAGACGCGACGACGCGATATACATATAAGTCAAGACGCCGTGAAAAGAAGCCGTGATACAGGTCGTTGTGGGATAATAATACATAATGAAAATACTGATGAGAGGTGTGGAATTGATATACGCAGTACCACGGACGCCCAGCAACGTAGGAGCACCGTTGCTAGAAGCCGGTGCTCGTCGATGCAACAACGTCAATATCGGCTACGAAGTTACGGTGTGTCGTCGGCTCACGGTGACGGGCAAATGCTACTACCGATCAACAACAATAACAGCAACCAGACTAACAACAACAACCAGTCGAGCAACGATGTACTGATGACGACGGCCGCTAATCTGACACATCGGCATATTAGTTCGTCTCAACAGAACAACGCTGCTTCCGAATCCCAACCTCGACGCGTTCCTACCTCCGTTTCGATCTCGACCTCGACCCCGATCTCAAATTCGACCTCAACCTCGACCGCTACCGCGACCGTGACCGCGACCAACACTCATCAACGTTCCCACCTTCCTGGCCTTCAAAACCAATAA